In a genomic window of Candidatus Eisenbacteria bacterium:
- the rpoB gene encoding DNA-directed RNA polymerase subunit beta, with the protein MVGRPTRSFSKISDRWNVPIPNLLDVQINSFQKFLQVGIPMLERKNEGLQEVFNAVFPITDTRGMYSLEYVGYSIGDPKYSMDECQERDLTFSVPLKVTLRLRVREEIDGVKRDKSIQETEVYLGELPMITEKGTFIINGAERVIVSQLHRSPGVFFDSTVHPNGKRLYTARIIPYRGSWVEFSIDVKDVMYVHIDRKRKVPATVLLKALSIVSDQDILDFFYSKEEAQIPSPQSKKLQALVGRIAAEDIVDTETGEVLLECNEEVTEEKLKNLAKAGIEAIRLYVIPLQEDADILRNTLKRDNCKTEEEALSKIYALLRPGEPSRMESAREILSRLFFNPKRYDLGKVGRYKLNQKLNYVQLLGGKEPMKRWGLSVPDIDCPTLCKEDFIAILRYLLTLRISEEEGGGAETDDIDHLGNRRVRSVGELLCNQFNTGLARMARIIRERMSLQEPESVTAYDFINARTISAVIQSFFGSSQLSQFMDQTNPLAELTHKRRLSALGPGGLTRDRAGFEVRDVHYTHYGRMCPIETPEGPNIGLISSLATYARVNELGFLETPYRKVKDGIVQKDRIEFLSADLEDQYIIAQANAATDKRGNFQSESIACRYKGEFPPVTAEQVHYMDISPMQLVSPAAALVPFLEHDDANRALMGSNMQRQAVPLLVTEAPLVGTGLERKVAHDSGAMVLAKRPGVVESVTGDTIVIRPDGAENLVHDFTEYSGFDVYPLSKFRRSNQDTCINQRPIVREGQRVEIGHVLADGPATAKGTLALGSNVLVAFMPWCGYNFEDAIVVSEGLIKRDLFTSVHIEQFELTVRDTKRGMEEITREIPNVGDEAVRYLDEEGIIRIGAPVKSGDILVGKVTPKGETDLTPEERLLRAIFGDKAGDVRDASLKAPPGMEGVVIDIKVFSRKEKDDSTKRIERQKQDRLKRLARKEKNRLIETRNDELKRILEGEILERFESASTGRLIFRAGRKGSFTSLEDVDFDDLPWRSPVARDPDANERFWQQMEAARIALQKVDRQLEKDIDKVLRGDELPPGVVKLVKVFIAKKRRLSVGDKMAGRHGNKGVVAKIVPEEDMPYLPDGTPVDMVLNPLGVPSRMNIGQVLETHLGWAAHHLGFMAETPVFAGATVDEIKACLREAGLPEDGKTTLYDGRNGEPFDHRVTVGCIYMMKLSHLVDDKIHARSIGPYSLVTQQPLGGKAQFGGQRFGEMEVWALEAYGAAYTLQELLTVKSDDVQGRSRIYEAIVKGENPPEPGVPESFNVLVKELKSLCLDVVCE; encoded by the coding sequence ATGGTCGGGCGACCGACGCGCAGTTTCAGCAAGATCAGCGATCGCTGGAATGTCCCGATCCCGAATCTTCTGGACGTCCAGATCAACTCGTTCCAGAAATTCCTCCAGGTCGGAATCCCGATGCTGGAGCGAAAGAACGAGGGGCTCCAGGAGGTGTTCAACGCTGTCTTCCCGATCACCGACACGAGGGGCATGTACTCGCTCGAGTACGTCGGCTACTCGATCGGCGATCCGAAGTACAGCATGGACGAATGCCAGGAGCGGGATCTCACCTTCTCGGTTCCCCTGAAGGTGACGCTTCGCCTTCGCGTCCGGGAGGAGATCGACGGAGTCAAGAGGGACAAGTCGATCCAGGAGACGGAGGTCTATCTCGGCGAGCTTCCGATGATCACCGAGAAGGGGACCTTCATCATCAACGGCGCCGAGCGGGTGATCGTCAGCCAGCTGCACCGATCCCCGGGCGTCTTCTTCGACAGCACGGTCCACCCGAACGGCAAGCGTCTCTACACCGCGAGGATCATCCCTTACCGCGGCTCGTGGGTGGAGTTCTCGATCGACGTGAAGGACGTCATGTACGTCCACATCGATCGCAAGCGCAAGGTTCCGGCGACGGTGCTGTTGAAGGCCCTCTCGATCGTCTCCGACCAGGACATCCTGGACTTCTTCTACTCGAAAGAGGAGGCGCAGATCCCGAGTCCCCAGTCGAAGAAGCTCCAGGCGCTGGTCGGTCGGATCGCCGCCGAGGACATCGTCGACACGGAGACCGGCGAGGTCCTCCTCGAGTGCAACGAGGAGGTCACGGAAGAGAAGCTCAAGAACCTCGCCAAGGCGGGGATCGAGGCCATCCGTCTCTATGTGATTCCGCTGCAGGAAGACGCGGACATCCTCCGCAACACGCTGAAGCGGGACAACTGCAAGACGGAAGAGGAAGCCCTCTCGAAGATCTACGCCCTCCTGCGGCCGGGAGAGCCGTCTCGCATGGAGAGCGCGCGGGAGATCCTGAGCCGCCTCTTCTTCAATCCAAAGCGCTACGACCTCGGCAAGGTCGGACGCTACAAGCTGAACCAGAAGCTGAACTACGTCCAGCTCCTGGGCGGCAAGGAGCCGATGAAGCGCTGGGGGCTCTCGGTGCCCGATATCGACTGCCCGACCCTCTGCAAGGAGGACTTCATCGCGATACTGCGCTACCTGCTGACCCTCAGGATAAGCGAGGAGGAAGGCGGGGGCGCTGAGACCGACGATATCGATCATCTCGGGAACCGCCGCGTCCGGTCTGTGGGCGAGCTCCTCTGCAACCAGTTCAACACGGGGCTGGCCAGGATGGCGCGGATCATCCGCGAGAGGATGTCGCTGCAAGAGCCGGAGTCGGTGACCGCCTACGATTTCATCAACGCGCGCACGATCTCGGCCGTGATCCAGAGCTTCTTCGGGTCCTCGCAGCTATCCCAGTTCATGGACCAGACCAATCCGCTGGCGGAGCTCACGCACAAGCGGCGCTTGAGCGCGCTTGGGCCCGGAGGGCTCACGCGCGACAGGGCCGGCTTCGAGGTCCGCGACGTGCACTACACCCACTACGGCCGCATGTGCCCCATCGAGACCCCGGAAGGCCCGAACATCGGGCTGATCTCCTCGCTGGCGACCTATGCCAGGGTGAACGAGCTTGGCTTCCTCGAGACCCCCTACCGCAAGGTGAAGGACGGGATCGTCCAGAAGGACAGGATCGAGTTCCTCTCGGCGGACCTGGAGGACCAGTACATCATCGCCCAGGCGAACGCGGCGACCGACAAGCGCGGGAACTTCCAGAGCGAGTCGATCGCCTGCCGTTACAAGGGCGAGTTCCCGCCGGTCACGGCCGAGCAGGTCCACTACATGGACATCTCGCCGATGCAGCTCGTCAGCCCGGCCGCCGCTCTTGTCCCCTTCCTCGAGCACGACGACGCGAACCGGGCCCTCATGGGCTCGAACATGCAGCGACAGGCGGTGCCCCTGCTCGTCACGGAAGCACCGCTGGTCGGCACGGGGCTCGAGAGAAAGGTGGCGCATGACTCGGGCGCGATGGTCCTCGCGAAGAGGCCGGGTGTCGTCGAGTCGGTGACCGGGGACACTATTGTGATTCGCCCGGACGGGGCGGAAAACCTCGTTCACGACTTCACGGAGTACTCGGGCTTCGACGTCTATCCTCTCTCCAAGTTCCGCCGCTCGAATCAGGACACCTGCATCAACCAGAGGCCGATCGTTCGCGAGGGGCAGCGAGTCGAGATCGGGCATGTCCTCGCCGACGGCCCCGCCACGGCGAAGGGGACGCTCGCCCTGGGCAGCAACGTGCTGGTCGCCTTCATGCCGTGGTGCGGGTACAACTTCGAGGACGCGATCGTGGTGAGCGAGGGATTGATCAAGCGCGACCTCTTCACCTCCGTTCACATCGAGCAGTTCGAGCTCACCGTCCGCGACACGAAGCGCGGCATGGAAGAGATCACGAGAGAGATCCCGAACGTCGGCGACGAGGCCGTGCGTTACCTCGACGAGGAAGGGATCATCCGCATCGGCGCGCCGGTGAAGTCGGGCGACATCCTGGTCGGGAAGGTGACCCCCAAGGGGGAGACCGACCTCACGCCCGAGGAGCGGCTGCTGCGCGCGATCTTCGGCGACAAGGCGGGCGACGTGCGCGATGCGTCCCTCAAGGCGCCTCCGGGGATGGAGGGCGTCGTCATCGATATCAAGGTCTTCTCGAGGAAGGAGAAGGACGACTCGACCAAGCGCATCGAGAGGCAGAAGCAGGATCGTCTGAAGCGGCTCGCCCGCAAGGAGAAGAACCGGCTGATCGAGACGCGAAACGACGAGCTGAAGCGAATTCTGGAAGGCGAGATCCTCGAGCGCTTCGAGTCTGCCTCGACGGGAAGGCTGATCTTCCGAGCGGGCCGGAAGGGGAGTTTCACGTCTCTGGAGGACGTCGACTTCGACGACCTGCCGTGGCGTTCCCCCGTCGCGCGCGACCCGGATGCGAACGAACGGTTCTGGCAGCAGATGGAAGCGGCGCGCATCGCGCTGCAGAAGGTGGACCGCCAGCTCGAGAAGGACATCGACAAGGTTCTCAGGGGCGACGAGCTTCCGCCGGGCGTCGTGAAGCTGGTCAAGGTCTTCATCGCGAAGAAGAGACGCCTCTCGGTGGGCGACAAGATGGCGGGGCGCCACGGCAACAAGGGCGTCGTCGCGAAGATCGTCCCCGAGGAGGACATGCCCTACCTTCCCGACGGCACGCCCGTCGACATGGTCCTCAATCCCCTCGGGGTTCCGTCGCGCATGAATATCGGGCAGGTCCTCGAGACGCACCTCGGCTGGGCCGCGCATCATCTCGGCTTCATGGCGGAAACCCCGGTCTTCGCGGGGGCCACGGTCGATGAGATCAAGGCCTGCCTGCGGGAGGCGGGGTTGCCCGAGGACGGCAAGACGACGCTCTACGACGGCCGCAACGGCGAGCCGTTCGATCACCGGGTGACCGTCGGGTGCATCTACATGATGAAGCTCTCGCATCTCGTGGACGACAAGATCCACGCCCGGTCGATCGGCCCCTACTCGCTCGTCACGCAGCAGCCGCTGGGCGGGAAGGCCCAGTTCGGCGGCCAGCGTTTCGGCGAGATGGAGGTCTGGGCGCTGGAAGCCTACGGCGCCGCCTACACCCTTCAGGAGCTGCTGACGGTCAAGAGCGACGATGTCCAGGGACGGTCCCGGATCTACGAGGCGATCGTCAAGGGGGAGAACCCCCCCGAGCCTGGCGTCCCCGAGTCGTTCAACGTCTTGGTCAAGGAACTCAAGAGCCTCTGTCTCGACGTGGTTTGCGAGTAG
- a CDS encoding 50S ribosomal protein L1, with product MARSGGKRLRKIREEAAKLKSVELSGAVAFVKDHARAKFDETIEVAARLGVDPKYADQMVRGTVVLPHGTGKTVRVLVLAKGEKLKEAEASGADFVGSDDMVAKIREGWLDYDQVITTPDMMGEVGKLGKILGPRGLMPNAKAGTVTFDIAKAVREAKAGKIEFRVDKAGNLHAVVGKASFGSEKLEENIRAFLAEVVRLKPPAAKGQYLKSLTISSTMGVGIRVDPSEAVGATK from the coding sequence GAAGATCCGGGAGGAGGCGGCGAAGCTCAAGAGCGTGGAGCTCTCGGGCGCCGTCGCCTTCGTGAAGGATCACGCGCGGGCGAAGTTCGACGAGACCATCGAGGTCGCGGCGCGGCTGGGAGTCGATCCCAAGTACGCCGACCAGATGGTCCGCGGAACCGTCGTCCTGCCCCACGGGACAGGCAAGACCGTACGCGTCCTCGTCCTGGCGAAGGGGGAGAAGCTGAAGGAGGCGGAGGCCTCGGGCGCGGACTTCGTGGGTTCGGACGACATGGTCGCGAAGATCCGCGAAGGGTGGCTCGACTATGACCAGGTGATCACCACTCCGGACATGATGGGAGAGGTGGGAAAGCTGGGAAAGATCCTCGGGCCCAGGGGTCTCATGCCGAACGCGAAGGCCGGGACGGTGACCTTCGACATCGCCAAGGCGGTGCGGGAGGCCAAGGCGGGCAAGATCGAGTTCCGTGTCGACAAGGCTGGGAACCTCCACGCGGTGGTGGGAAAAGCCTCGTTCGGCTCCGAGAAGCTCGAGGAGAACATCCGGGCCTTCTTGGCCGAGGTCGTCCGTCTCAAGCCCCCTGCCGCCAAGGGCCAGTACCTCAAGAGTCTCACCATTTCATCGACGATGGGCGTCGGGATCCGGGTAGATCCCTCCGAAGCCGTCGGCGCGACCAAGTAG
- a CDS encoding 50S ribosomal protein L10 has translation MKRHEKAAKVEQVTDKITLSKAVYLADFTGLTVEKVSLLRRQMRKAGIHVEVVKNTLLRLAVAKSGYETLLPHLHGPTAVLLPMQEEIAPAKILEAFIKEHKLPSVRIACISGKIYGEDDIKQLAKLPPRDVLLGQLLRVLQGPLTQFVGVLNAPLRDLVGVLDQVSKKKGA, from the coding sequence ATGAAACGGCATGAGAAGGCCGCAAAGGTCGAGCAGGTCACGGATAAGATCACGCTGTCCAAGGCGGTCTACCTCGCGGATTTCACGGGCCTGACGGTCGAGAAGGTCAGCCTCTTGCGAAGGCAGATGCGCAAGGCCGGCATCCACGTGGAGGTCGTGAAGAACACGCTGCTCCGCCTCGCGGTCGCCAAGAGCGGCTACGAGACGCTGCTGCCGCATCTTCACGGGCCGACAGCGGTGTTGTTGCCGATGCAGGAAGAGATCGCTCCCGCCAAGATCCTCGAGGCGTTCATCAAGGAGCACAAGCTGCCGAGCGTTCGGATCGCCTGCATCAGCGGCAAGATCTACGGCGAGGACGACATCAAGCAACTGGCGAAGCTGCCCCCGCGGGACGTCCTGCTGGGCCAGCTGCTCCGCGTGCTCCAAGGGCCCCTGACCCAGTTCGTGGGCGTGCTCAACGCGCCGCTGCGCGATCTGGTCGGCGTTCTGGATCAGGTTTCAAAGAAGAAGGGGGCCTGA
- a CDS encoding 50S ribosomal protein L7/L12: MSKEQVLDWVRNATMVDIANLVKEIETEFGVTAAAPVMAMGMAMPGAPAAEVEEKTEFDVILTEVGAQKLQVIKVVREVTGLGLKEAKELVDGAPKPLKDKVSKEEAATIKTKLSEAGATVEIK, from the coding sequence ATCAGCAAAGAGCAGGTTCTGGACTGGGTCCGGAACGCGACGATGGTCGACATCGCCAACTTGGTGAAGGAGATCGAGACCGAATTCGGCGTCACCGCCGCCGCACCCGTCATGGCGATGGGTATGGCCATGCCGGGCGCTCCCGCCGCCGAGGTGGAGGAGAAGACCGAGTTCGACGTCATCCTGACCGAAGTCGGCGCGCAGAAGCTGCAGGTGATCAAGGTCGTCCGCGAGGTCACCGGTCTGGGTCTCAAGGAAGCCAAGGAGCTTGTTGACGGCGCTCCGAAGCCCCTGAAGGACAAGGTCTCCAAGGAAGAGGCCGCCACGATCAAGACGAAGCTTTCCGAAGCAGGAGCCACAGTCGAGATCAAATAG
- the rpoC gene encoding DNA-directed RNA polymerase subunit beta', translating into MGGPELPPFAASRGERETRRRFTFSSIRIKLASPETILEWSHGEVTKPETINYRSFKPEKDGLFCERIFGPVKDWQCSCGRYKMIRYRGVICDKCGVEVTQANVRRDRMGHVKLAVPVSHIWYFKGVPSRIGHLLDMTVRNLERILYYESYVVINPGNSPYRKHELLTEEQYQELKADSNIKFEADMGAGAIRKLLEQLDLGELSAELRTQVRIETSVQRRKDILKRLKIVEAFRQSKNQPEWMILTVLPVLPPDLRPLVPLEGGRFATSDLNDLYRRVINRNNRLKKLMEIRAPEVILRNEKRMLQEAVDALFDNGRRTRAVRGQGNRPLKSLSDMLKGKQGRFRQNLLGKRVDYSGRSVIVVGPELKLHQCGLPQNMALELFKPFIIRKLEETGQTVKSAKKLVEREKPEVWEILGEIIRDHPVLLNRAPTLHRLGIQAFEPVLVEGKAIRIHPLVCTAFNADFDGDQMAVHVPLSFIAQIETRKLMLSTNNILLPASGRPVATPSQDIVLGCNYLTKSRPPGERLQVFSSVDEVRLAHEHGQIELHQMIRVRLRGELTDTTTGRIFFNEVVPSELGFMNKTFDKKALEELVGICFARFGNERTAVFLDRLKDLGFTYATKAGITVGIDDLIVPGAKPVIISRANKEVDEINRQHRDLAITENERYNKVIGTWTRVRNEIEEVTIEGLRSVDDGFNPIFMMADSGSRGSKEQIRQLAGMRGLMAKPQKRVTGGAGATIEQPILSNFKEGLTVLEYFISTHGARKGLADTALKTADAGYLTRRLVDVAQDAIISEEDCGTILGLEKGALKDGEEVVEPLVDRVLGRFTAEDVWDRRASQVLIPEGTMIAEREAELIDVAGVDRVKIRSVLTCESRRGVCAKCYGRDLSTGNSVDIGEAVGVIAAQSIGEPGTQLTLRTFHIGGTASVIVEQSTVTADSDGILEYPALTVVHREDGRYVNVGHRGELLLRSRSHSTRVAEQDGTVKIPASLETKEVEDPETHEVVLQVVDITDRTGFARLSIVDRQGAELESRELERGYLLLVRDGDKVTPGKPLYRYRSVLDRYTPRYGTIIYHVSGSEVKTGQVLFEWDTYNVPIVTTEEGIVHLVDIKEKVT; encoded by the coding sequence ATGGGCGGACCCGAGCTGCCGCCCTTCGCCGCGAGCCGCGGGGAGAGGGAGACGCGGCGCCGGTTCACATTCAGCTCGATCAGGATCAAGCTGGCCTCGCCCGAGACGATCCTCGAGTGGTCCCACGGCGAGGTGACGAAGCCGGAGACGATCAACTACCGATCGTTCAAGCCGGAGAAGGACGGTCTCTTCTGCGAGCGGATCTTCGGCCCCGTGAAGGACTGGCAGTGTTCCTGCGGCCGCTACAAGATGATCCGCTACCGCGGCGTCATCTGCGACAAGTGCGGCGTCGAGGTCACCCAGGCGAATGTCCGTCGCGACCGGATGGGGCATGTCAAGCTCGCCGTGCCGGTCTCGCACATCTGGTACTTCAAGGGCGTCCCGAGCAGGATCGGGCATCTTCTCGACATGACGGTCCGCAATCTCGAGCGGATCCTCTACTACGAGTCTTATGTCGTCATCAACCCGGGCAACAGCCCCTACCGCAAGCACGAGCTGCTGACGGAGGAGCAGTACCAGGAGCTGAAGGCCGACTCGAACATCAAGTTCGAGGCCGACATGGGCGCCGGCGCGATCCGCAAGCTCCTCGAGCAGCTCGACCTGGGCGAGCTGTCGGCCGAGCTGCGGACGCAGGTGAGAATCGAGACGAGCGTCCAGCGGCGCAAGGACATCCTGAAGCGCTTGAAGATCGTCGAGGCCTTCCGCCAGAGCAAGAACCAGCCCGAGTGGATGATCCTGACGGTTCTGCCGGTTCTGCCGCCCGACCTCCGCCCGCTCGTGCCGCTCGAGGGAGGCCGCTTCGCCACCTCGGACCTGAACGACCTCTACAGGCGCGTCATCAACCGCAACAATCGGTTGAAGAAGCTGATGGAGATCCGCGCCCCCGAGGTGATCCTCCGCAACGAGAAGCGGATGTTGCAGGAGGCTGTCGACGCGCTCTTCGACAACGGGCGCAGGACCAGGGCGGTCCGCGGCCAGGGGAATCGGCCGCTGAAGTCGCTCTCGGACATGTTGAAGGGGAAGCAGGGCCGCTTCCGCCAGAACCTGCTCGGCAAGCGGGTCGACTACTCGGGGCGGTCGGTCATCGTGGTGGGGCCGGAGCTGAAGCTCCACCAGTGCGGCCTTCCGCAGAACATGGCCCTCGAGCTCTTCAAGCCCTTCATCATCCGCAAGCTGGAAGAGACCGGCCAGACGGTCAAGAGCGCCAAGAAGCTGGTCGAGCGCGAGAAGCCTGAGGTCTGGGAGATCCTCGGGGAGATCATCAGGGATCACCCCGTGCTCCTCAACCGGGCGCCGACGCTCCACCGCCTCGGGATCCAGGCCTTCGAGCCGGTGCTCGTCGAGGGCAAGGCGATCAGGATCCACCCCCTGGTCTGCACGGCCTTCAACGCCGACTTCGACGGCGACCAGATGGCGGTCCATGTGCCGCTCTCCTTCATCGCGCAGATCGAGACGCGCAAGCTGATGCTCTCGACCAACAACATCCTGCTGCCCGCGAGCGGGCGGCCCGTCGCGACCCCGAGCCAGGACATCGTCCTCGGCTGCAACTACCTGACCAAGTCGCGGCCGCCCGGAGAACGCCTGCAGGTCTTCTCGTCCGTCGACGAGGTCCGCTTGGCCCACGAGCACGGGCAGATCGAGCTGCACCAGATGATCCGGGTCAGGCTCCGCGGGGAGCTCACCGATACGACGACCGGGAGGATCTTCTTCAACGAGGTCGTCCCCTCCGAGCTCGGGTTCATGAACAAGACCTTCGACAAGAAGGCCCTCGAGGAGCTCGTGGGAATCTGCTTCGCCCGGTTCGGGAACGAGCGGACGGCCGTCTTCCTGGACAGGCTGAAGGATCTCGGTTTCACATACGCGACGAAGGCCGGCATCACGGTGGGCATCGACGACCTGATCGTCCCCGGGGCGAAGCCCGTGATCATCTCCCGGGCGAACAAGGAGGTCGACGAGATCAACCGGCAGCACCGGGATCTCGCGATCACCGAGAACGAGCGCTACAACAAGGTGATCGGAACATGGACGCGCGTCCGCAACGAGATCGAGGAAGTCACCATCGAGGGGCTGCGCAGCGTCGATGACGGATTCAATCCGATATTCATGATGGCGGACTCCGGATCCCGCGGGAGCAAGGAGCAGATCCGCCAGCTCGCCGGCATGCGGGGACTGATGGCGAAGCCTCAAAAGAGGGTGACCGGCGGCGCGGGGGCCACGATCGAGCAGCCGATCCTCTCGAACTTCAAGGAAGGGCTGACCGTTCTCGAGTACTTCATCTCGACGCATGGCGCGCGCAAGGGTCTGGCGGACACGGCTCTCAAGACCGCCGACGCGGGATACCTGACCCGGCGCCTGGTCGATGTCGCTCAGGACGCGATCATCAGCGAGGAGGATTGCGGGACGATCCTCGGCCTCGAGAAGGGCGCTCTGAAGGACGGAGAGGAGGTCGTCGAGCCGCTCGTCGACCGCGTCCTGGGCCGTTTCACCGCCGAGGATGTCTGGGACCGGCGCGCGAGCCAGGTTCTGATTCCGGAAGGGACGATGATCGCCGAGCGCGAGGCCGAACTCATCGATGTCGCGGGAGTCGATCGCGTGAAGATCCGGTCGGTGCTGACCTGCGAGTCGCGGAGGGGAGTCTGCGCGAAGTGCTACGGGCGCGACCTCTCCACGGGGAACTCCGTCGACATCGGCGAGGCGGTGGGCGTGATTGCCGCCCAGAGCATCGGCGAGCCCGGAACCCAGCTCACGCTGCGGACCTTCCACATCGGCGGCACCGCCAGCGTCATCGTCGAGCAATCGACCGTGACGGCCGACAGCGACGGGATTCTCGAGTATCCGGCCCTGACGGTCGTCCACCGCGAGGACGGCCGGTATGTCAACGTGGGCCATCGCGGCGAGTTGCTGCTGAGGTCGCGCTCCCACTCCACCCGCGTGGCCGAGCAGGACGGGACCGTCAAGATCCCGGCGAGCCTCGAGACGAAGGAGGTCGAGGACCCCGAGACGCACGAGGTCGTTCTCCAGGTCGTCGACATCACCGACAGGACGGGCTTCGCGCGTCTCTCGATCGTCGACCGCCAGGGAGCGGAGCTGGAGTCGCGGGAGCTGGAGCGCGGCTACCTCCTGCTCGTCAGGGACGGCGACAAGGTGACGCCCGGAAAGCCGCTCTACCGCTATCGATCGGTGCTCGATCGATATACGCCGCGCTATGGCACGATCATCTACCACGTCTCCGGCTCGGAGGTGAAGACGGGCCAGGTCCTCTTCGAGTGGGACACTTACAATGTCCCGATCGTGACGACGGAGGAGGGGATCGTCCACCTCGTCGACATCAAGGAGAAGGTCACCC